A genomic region of Pseudomonas sp. RSB 5.4 contains the following coding sequences:
- the ahpC gene encoding alkyl hydroperoxide reductase subunit C, which yields MPIINSQVKPFKATAFKNGDFVQVSDADLKGKWSVVFFYPADFTFVCPTELEDLADNYAAFQKLGVEIYSVSTDTHFAHAAWHNTSPAIGKIEYTMIGDPTHVISRNFDVLIEEAGLADRGTFVINPEGQIKIVELNDGGVGRDASELLRKIKAAQYVAAHPGEVCPAKWKEGEATLAPSLDLVGKI from the coding sequence ATGCCTATCATCAACAGCCAAGTAAAACCGTTCAAAGCTACCGCGTTCAAAAACGGCGACTTCGTACAAGTCTCGGACGCTGACCTGAAAGGCAAATGGTCCGTAGTGTTCTTCTACCCAGCCGACTTCACCTTCGTTTGCCCAACCGAGCTGGAAGACCTGGCCGACAACTACGCTGCGTTCCAGAAACTGGGCGTGGAAATCTACAGCGTTTCGACCGACACCCACTTTGCTCACGCTGCCTGGCACAACACTTCGCCAGCGATCGGCAAAATCGAATACACCATGATCGGCGACCCGACCCACGTCATCTCCCGCAACTTCGACGTGCTGATCGAAGAAGCTGGCCTGGCTGACCGTGGCACCTTCGTGATCAACCCTGAAGGCCAGATCAAAATCGTTGAACTGAACGATGGCGGCGTTGGCCGTGACGCTTCCGAGCTGCTGCGCAAGATCAAGGCTGCTCAATACGTTGCTGCTCACCCAGGCGAAGTTTGCCCAGCCAAGTGGAAAGAAGGCGAGGCCACTCTGGCTCCGTCCCTGGACCTGGTCGGCAAGATCTAA